The Anastrepha ludens isolate Willacy chromosome 2, idAnaLude1.1, whole genome shotgun sequence genome contains a region encoding:
- the LOC128857104 gene encoding protein archease-like, translating to MEVEFSKENFWLPETKYEYLDHTADVQLHAWGSTLQEAFEQCGMAMFGYMTELEYVSVKQCFRVEAKGDDIEGLLYHFLDELLFLFSIEPYIICRKLEITKLNLEDFEIECRCYGESFEIGKHPQGTEVKAITYSAMQVIQKPEENHFEVFVIIDI from the exons ATGGAAGTGGAATTCAGCAAGGAAAACTTCTGGCTGCCAGAAACCAAATATGAAT ATCTTGACCACACAGCCGATGTACA ACTACATGCCTGGGGATCCACACTACAAGAAGCTTTCGAGCAATGTGGCATGGCTATGTTTGGCTATATGACCGAACTCGAATATGTGTCTGTGAAGCAGTGTTTTCGGGTCGAGGCCAAAGGCGATGATATCGAAGGCTTACTATATCACTTTCTGGATGAACTGCTTTTTCTCTTCTCCATCGAACCTTATATAATTTGcagaaaattagaaataactaaattaaatttggaaGACTTTGAAATTGAATGCCGCTGCTATGGCGAATCCTTCGAAATTGGCAAACATCCGCAGGGTACTGAGGTGAAAGCGATTACCTACTCTGCAATGCAAGTGATACAAAAACCcgaagaaaaccattttgaagtgTTTGTTATTATCGATATTTGA